In the genome of Massilibacillus massiliensis, one region contains:
- a CDS encoding L7Ae/L30e/S12e/Gadd45 family ribosomal protein — MSLDTLKTAKKVIGIKQVMKAVNKGLCKKVFIAQDADLRVVDPLKNLCEKHGIEVVEIATMIELGKACTIEVGAAAVAVLK, encoded by the coding sequence ATGTCGCTCGACACATTGAAGACTGCCAAAAAAGTGATTGGCATAAAACAAGTTATGAAAGCTGTCAACAAAGGCTTATGCAAAAAAGTTTTTATTGCACAAGATGCTGATTTAAGAGTTGTAGACCCGCTTAAGAATTTATGTGAGAAACATGGGATTGAAGTAGTCGAGATAGCAACGATGATTGAATTGGGAAAGGCTTGCACGATTGAAGTGGGAGCTGCTGCAGTGGCTGTTTTAAAATAA
- a CDS encoding cupin domain-containing protein, whose protein sequence is MREIELIEKTKIQTALLHTKRQYLVGELSLPQELNYLHDENVEAGITEYKEYTIEEPHYHKNTTEYIYVLEGESKYINVETQKETIVKKGDFFLIRSGITYAQKSKAGLKLVFFKYPSGNDKVPVQDDGSLENWYKAW, encoded by the coding sequence ATGCGCGAAATAGAGCTTATAGAAAAAACAAAGATTCAAACAGCTCTTCTACATACAAAACGTCAATATTTAGTTGGTGAATTGTCCTTGCCGCAGGAACTTAACTATTTACACGATGAAAATGTTGAAGCAGGTATTACGGAATATAAAGAATATACCATTGAGGAACCGCATTATCATAAAAATACGACAGAATATATTTATGTTTTAGAAGGAGAAAGTAAATATATAAATGTAGAGACACAAAAGGAGACAATCGTTAAGAAAGGAGATTTCTTTTTAATTCGTAGCGGAATTACCTATGCACAGAAATCAAAGGCTGGTTTGAAATTAGTATTTTTCAAATATCCATCTGGCAATGATAAAGTGCCCGTACAAGATGATGGAAGCTTAGAAAATTGGTATAAAGCGTGGTAG
- the srlE gene encoding PTS glucitol/sorbitol transporter subunit IIB, translated as MYKSITISRGSGGWGGPLTIMPTDTCNKIVSVTGGGIHPIAAKIAEMTGCEAIDGFKTAIPDDQILVAVVDCGGTARCGVYPKKKVFTVNLTPVGKVGPLAQYITENLYVSAVTETCLAYAAEGTPLTSKDGSNAGTAAPSSQSNANEPKTKAQARAELAKMNAGKQTNFITKLGIGVGGVVNKFYQAGRETIDMVVKTILPFMAFVSMIIGIISASGIGDIIAQTISPLASTLPGMLVISVICSLPFISPVIGPGAVIAQVVGTLLGVQIGLGHIPPQYALPALFAINAQVGGDFVPVGLSLGEADPETIELGVPAVLYSRVITGPLSVIIAYFCSFGLYL; from the coding sequence ATGTATAAATCAATTACGATTTCTAGAGGAAGTGGCGGTTGGGGCGGACCTTTAACAATTATGCCAACGGATACCTGTAATAAGATTGTGAGTGTAACAGGCGGTGGAATTCATCCTATTGCTGCTAAAATTGCCGAAATGACAGGCTGTGAAGCAATCGATGGGTTTAAAACTGCAATTCCGGATGATCAAATACTTGTAGCTGTAGTCGATTGCGGTGGTACTGCACGATGTGGTGTCTATCCTAAAAAGAAAGTTTTCACTGTAAACTTGACACCGGTTGGGAAAGTTGGTCCGCTTGCACAATATATTACTGAAAATCTATATGTATCAGCTGTAACGGAAACTTGTTTGGCATATGCGGCAGAAGGAACACCATTGACTAGCAAAGATGGGAGCAACGCAGGAACTGCTGCTCCATCGAGTCAAAGTAACGCGAATGAACCGAAAACAAAAGCGCAGGCTAGAGCCGAACTTGCAAAAATGAATGCTGGAAAACAAACGAATTTTATTACTAAACTGGGTATCGGTGTTGGTGGTGTAGTAAATAAATTCTATCAAGCTGGTCGTGAAACCATTGATATGGTTGTGAAAACAATTTTACCTTTCATGGCTTTCGTAAGTATGATTATCGGTATAATCAGTGCTTCGGGTATTGGTGATATTATTGCGCAGACCATCTCACCTTTAGCGAGTACACTTCCGGGGATGTTAGTGATTTCTGTTATATGTTCCTTGCCGTTTATTTCACCGGTAATTGGACCTGGTGCCGTTATCGCACAAGTTGTAGGTACTTTATTAGGGGTTCAAATTGGCTTAGGGCATATTCCTCCGCAATATGCTTTACCAGCGTTATTTGCAATTAATGCACAAGTTGGTGGAGACTTTGTCCCAGTTGGTTTAAGTCTTGGTGAAGCGGATCCTGAAACAATTGAGCTTGGCGTTCCTGCTGTATTATATTCACGTGTTATTACAGGACCATTATCAGTAATTATTGCTTATTTTTGCAGTTTTGGTCTTTATTTATAG
- a CDS encoding PTS glucitol/sorbitol transporter subunit IIA, whose translation MKYRSEITGWGEEALFFLKEKDMNFIILFNEGAPPELAEIAVLHKPAPILAELEVGDTVIICEKVFTITAIGEEARHTLKELGHCTLSFKGGTEPERPGCIMLEGDDLKAEDFTAGSLIEIY comes from the coding sequence ATGAAATATCGTTCTGAAATTACTGGTTGGGGTGAAGAAGCTTTATTTTTCCTAAAAGAAAAGGATATGAATTTCATTATTCTTTTTAATGAAGGCGCACCACCAGAATTAGCAGAAATCGCAGTGCTTCATAAACCTGCTCCTATTCTTGCTGAATTAGAAGTCGGTGATACCGTTATCATTTGTGAAAAGGTATTCACGATTACTGCAATTGGAGAAGAAGCACGACATACCCTGAAAGAGTTGGGGCATTGTACTTTAAGCTTCAAAGGTGGTACAGAGCCAGAACGTCCAGGTTGTATTATGCTAGAAGGTGATGACTTAAAAGCAGAAGATTTTACTGCGGGAAGTCTGATTGAAATTTACTAA
- a CDS encoding NAD(P)H-dependent oxidoreductase — MLNMNQKLIKRQQEGKIIRTGIVGAGQMGRGMVTQMVLMQGIMPAIVSDINVENAVHAFHYAGIKDDQIAIVDNIQDANKSIEAGKYVATVNADLISQANLVECAIDATGVPDVGAKVATDAIKNGKHVVMLNVETDVVIGPYLKKLAEQNGVIYTGSAGDEPGAVMELYCFAKAMGMDVKVMGKGKNNKLDYACNPDTVLEEATRRVMSPKMLCAFKDGTKTMVEMTAMSNATGLIPDVIGGHGIAATVKELPEIYKLKKDGGILNKHGVVEYVNGIAPGVFVAVSTENEEIAYQMRYHSMGPGPLWILYRPYHLCNLETPLTVAKAVIDGESTIVPIDGLVSECITVAKTDLKAGQYIDGIGGYTTYGSIATAAESDAKGYVPYGLVTKKTKMLKDAKKGQLLTLDMVELDTSTLIYKLRKEQDAMYKK; from the coding sequence ATGTTAAACATGAATCAAAAGTTGATCAAACGTCAACAAGAAGGTAAAATTATTCGCACTGGTATTGTTGGTGCTGGGCAAATGGGAAGAGGCATGGTAACACAAATGGTGTTGATGCAAGGCATCATGCCAGCAATTGTATCAGACATTAATGTTGAAAATGCAGTGCATGCTTTTCATTATGCAGGAATTAAGGATGATCAGATTGCAATCGTAGATAATATCCAAGATGCAAATAAATCGATTGAAGCTGGTAAATATGTTGCAACTGTAAATGCAGATTTAATTTCACAAGCCAATTTAGTGGAATGTGCGATTGATGCTACAGGTGTTCCTGATGTTGGGGCTAAAGTTGCTACTGATGCAATCAAAAATGGCAAACATGTCGTGATGTTAAATGTAGAAACTGACGTTGTTATTGGACCATATCTTAAAAAATTAGCAGAACAAAACGGTGTAATTTACACAGGTTCCGCTGGGGATGAACCTGGTGCTGTTATGGAACTTTATTGTTTTGCAAAAGCAATGGGCATGGATGTAAAAGTTATGGGGAAAGGTAAAAATAATAAACTAGATTATGCTTGTAACCCAGATACTGTATTAGAAGAAGCAACAAGACGTGTGATGAGCCCTAAAATGCTTTGTGCATTTAAAGATGGTACAAAAACAATGGTAGAAATGACTGCGATGTCTAATGCTACTGGTTTAATTCCAGATGTAATTGGCGGACATGGAATTGCAGCAACGGTAAAAGAATTGCCTGAAATTTATAAATTGAAAAAAGATGGCGGTATATTAAATAAACATGGTGTTGTTGAATATGTAAATGGTATTGCACCTGGTGTATTTGTTGCTGTGTCTACAGAAAACGAAGAAATTGCGTATCAAATGCGTTATCATAGCATGGGACCTGGTCCATTATGGATTTTATATCGTCCATATCATTTATGTAATTTAGAAACGCCTTTAACTGTAGCGAAAGCAGTGATTGATGGTGAATCAACAATCGTTCCAATTGATGGTTTGGTGAGCGAATGTATTACTGTTGCAAAAACAGATTTAAAAGCAGGTCAATACATTGATGGTATTGGTGGCTATACAACATATGGTTCTATTGCTACTGCAGCTGAATCTGATGCAAAAGGTTATGTTCCTTACGGATTGGTTACGAAAAAGACAAAAATGTTAAAAGATGCGAAAAAAGGTCAATTATTAACGTTAGATATGGTTGAGCTTGATACATCTACGTTGATTTACAAACTTCGTAAAGAGCAAGATGCAATGTACAAGAAATAA
- a CDS encoding transcriptional regulator GutM yields the protein MDLTKVFIFLFVLMLAQAIGTYVQVQQYKKAVRRLHKLGNVGIGSKRGKLSRGNIVLIACDRNGVITAGKIMEGFTIFTTFKDLSGIVGKTIYTLKDEYVQLPEKQKKKYKAHMQALDALELRLNPIEE from the coding sequence ATGGATTTAACAAAAGTATTTATATTCTTATTTGTACTTATGTTAGCACAAGCAATTGGAACTTATGTACAAGTACAACAATATAAAAAAGCTGTGCGACGATTGCACAAATTAGGTAATGTTGGTATTGGTAGTAAAAGAGGTAAATTATCTAGAGGGAATATTGTGTTAATCGCTTGTGATCGCAATGGTGTTATCACAGCAGGAAAGATTATGGAAGGCTTTACAATCTTTACTACATTTAAAGATCTCTCCGGTATTGTTGGAAAGACGATTTATACTTTGAAAGATGAATATGTGCAACTACCAGAGAAACAGAAAAAAAAGTATAAAGCGCATATGCAGGCATTGGATGCTTTGGAATTACGATTGAATCCAATTGAAGAGTAG
- the rpsG gene encoding 30S ribosomal protein S7, which produces MPRKGPVPKRDVLPDPVYNSKIVTKFINKVMLSGKKGVAEKVVYDAFESIRAKTGKDPLEVFETALKNVMPVLEVRARRVGGANYQVPIEVRPDRRMTLGIRWVVNYARLRGEKTMNERLAAELLDAANNTGAAIKKKEDTHKMAEANKAFAHYRW; this is translated from the coding sequence ATGCCTAGAAAAGGTCCTGTTCCAAAACGTGACGTATTACCAGATCCAGTGTATAATTCGAAAATCGTAACAAAGTTTATTAACAAAGTTATGCTTTCTGGTAAAAAAGGCGTTGCAGAAAAAGTTGTTTATGATGCATTTGAAAGCATTAGAGCGAAAACTGGTAAAGATCCATTAGAAGTGTTTGAAACTGCTTTGAAAAATGTTATGCCAGTTCTTGAAGTTCGTGCTCGTCGTGTAGGTGGTGCGAATTATCAGGTTCCAATAGAAGTTCGTCCTGATCGTCGTATGACGTTAGGTATTCGTTGGGTTGTTAACTACGCTAGATTACGTGGTGAAAAAACAATGAATGAAAGACTTGCTGCTGAATTATTAGATGCTGCGAATAATACAGGTGCAGCAATTAAGAAAAAAGAAGATACTCATAAAATGGCTGAAGCTAATAAAGCGTTCGCTCATTATCGTTGGTAG
- the srlA gene encoding PTS glucitol/sorbitol transporter subunit IIC produces MEFIAGLANGFMELFKAGAATFASWVAGIIPLIVVLMTAVSAVIKLIGEERVHSLAQKATKNIITRYTILPILAVLFLGNPMCYSFGRFVEAKHKPSFYDATVSFLHPVTGLFPHANGGELFVYMGIAAGITTLGLPLGELAVRYFLVGVIVIFIRGVVTEKIYASMKAKEERVS; encoded by the coding sequence ATGGAATTTATAGCTGGATTAGCAAATGGTTTTATGGAGCTTTTTAAAGCAGGAGCTGCGACGTTTGCATCTTGGGTAGCTGGAATTATACCTCTAATCGTTGTTTTAATGACTGCTGTTAGTGCCGTTATTAAATTAATTGGTGAAGAACGTGTGCACTCATTAGCGCAGAAAGCAACCAAAAATATTATTACTCGGTATACAATTTTACCAATATTGGCGGTTTTATTTTTAGGAAATCCGATGTGTTATAGTTTTGGTAGATTTGTTGAAGCAAAACATAAACCATCCTTTTATGATGCAACAGTAAGTTTTCTTCATCCGGTAACTGGCTTATTCCCTCATGCAAATGGTGGCGAGCTCTTCGTTTATATGGGAATTGCAGCAGGTATTACAACCTTAGGTCTTCCTTTAGGTGAGTTAGCAGTTCGATATTTCTTAGTGGGTGTCATTGTTATCTTCATTCGTGGTGTTGTCACTGAAAAAATCTATGCTTCAATGAAAGCAAAAGAAGAAAGAGTTTCATAA
- the rpsL gene encoding 30S ribosomal protein S12: protein MPTISQLVRKSRENMEKKSTSPALKECPQKRGVCTRVYTTTPKKPNSALRKVARVRLTNSIEVTAYIPGIGHNLQEHSVVLIRGGRVKDLPGVRYHIVRGALDTAGVQNRTQSRSKYGAKRAKKK, encoded by the coding sequence ATGCCTACAATTAGTCAATTGGTACGTAAAAGTAGAGAAAACATGGAGAAGAAATCTACATCACCAGCGTTGAAAGAATGTCCACAAAAACGTGGTGTTTGTACGAGAGTATATACAACTACTCCTAAGAAACCGAACTCTGCGTTGAGAAAAGTAGCAAGGGTTCGTCTTACGAATAGTATTGAAGTAACAGCTTATATTCCAGGTATTGGTCACAATCTTCAAGAACATAGTGTTGTGTTGATTAGAGGCGGCAGAGTAAAAGATTTACCAGGGGTTCGTTATCATATCGTCCGTGGTGCTTTAGATACTGCTGGCGTTCAAAATCGTACACAGTCAAGATCTAAATATGGTGCGAAACGCGCTAAAAAGAAATAA
- a CDS encoding sugar-binding transcriptional regulator, whose translation MKKIIDDTRLIFKCCSLYYEDEMSQQEICDYLGISRPSVSRMLKLGKEQGIVKVEIISPYNLTFGKLERSLEKKFSLKEVIVVDSSPLQIGTERISSNLGEETLSYLSRTLYDGEVVGVSMGMTLQNVIRAKSTMDEEIKCTFVPIVGGVGQSRIEIHSNYIAGEFAKLFNGECVQFFSPAVFSNVSVLEGFLNEKTVKSIFNIYKNVTTLIMGIGITQRGASTLLETGYIDEKELDSFVKDGAVGDISLQFFDKYGSIEKFRNFNQRVAGMSSEQLKKVPKRIGIAGGSQKAEAVLGAINGGFVNILITDIDCAKVLIDA comes from the coding sequence GTGAAAAAAATTATTGATGATACAAGACTTATTTTTAAATGCTGTAGTTTGTATTATGAAGATGAAATGAGTCAACAAGAGATTTGCGATTATCTTGGAATTTCAAGGCCATCAGTTTCGAGAATGTTAAAGTTAGGGAAAGAACAAGGTATTGTTAAAGTTGAAATTATTAGTCCATATAATTTAACCTTCGGAAAATTAGAACGTTCCTTAGAAAAAAAATTTTCGCTGAAAGAAGTTATTGTAGTAGATTCAAGTCCTTTACAAATAGGTACAGAAAGAATCAGTAGCAATTTAGGGGAAGAAACTTTAAGTTATTTGTCGCGAACTCTATATGACGGAGAAGTTGTCGGTGTATCAATGGGGATGACTTTACAGAACGTAATCCGAGCAAAAAGTACGATGGATGAAGAGATAAAATGCACGTTTGTACCGATCGTCGGTGGCGTTGGTCAAAGTAGAATTGAAATTCATTCGAACTATATTGCTGGAGAATTTGCTAAGTTGTTTAATGGGGAATGTGTTCAGTTTTTCTCTCCTGCAGTATTTTCTAATGTATCTGTGTTGGAAGGATTTTTAAATGAAAAAACTGTAAAAAGTATTTTCAATATTTATAAAAATGTAACAACCTTAATTATGGGAATTGGTATCACACAACGTGGAGCATCTACGTTATTAGAGACTGGTTATATTGATGAAAAAGAATTAGATAGTTTTGTGAAAGATGGCGCAGTTGGCGACATATCATTGCAGTTTTTCGATAAATATGGGAGTATAGAAAAATTCAGAAATTTCAATCAAAGAGTTGCGGGAATGTCAAGTGAACAACTGAAAAAAGTTCCTAAACGTATTGGTATTGCAGGTGGCAGCCAAAAAGCAGAAGCTGTACTAGGCGCAATCAATGGTGGTTTTGTAAATATTTTAATTACGGATATTGATTGTGCGAAAGTATTGATTGATGCATGA
- the rpoC gene encoding DNA-directed RNA polymerase subunit beta', whose amino-acid sequence MLDVNNFDSMRIGLASPEKIREWSHGEVKKPETINYRTLKPERDGLFCEKIFGPTRDWECHCGKYKRIRYKGIICDRCGVEVTRSKVRRDRMGHIELAAPVSHIWYFKGIPSRMGLILDVSPRSLEKVLYFASYIVLDPADTPLMKKQLLTENEYREYRDKYGAAFKVGMGAEAVKKLLEELDLETMGKELRQELKEVSGQRKIRAIRRLEVVEAFRKSGNKPEWMIMDVVPVIPPELRPMVQLDGGRFATSDLNDLYRRVINRNNRLKRLLDLGAPDIIVRNEKRMLQEAVDALIDNGRRGRPVTGPGNRPLKSLSDMLKGKQGRFRQNLLGKRVDYSGRSVIVVGPELKLHQCGLPKEMALELFKPFVMKKLVNAGHAHNIKSAKRMVERIRPEVWDVLEEVIKEHPVLLNRAPTLHRLGIQAFEPVLTEGRALKLHPLVCTAYNADFDGDQMAIHLPLSAEAQAEARILMLSAHNILSTKDGRPVAVPTQDMVLGAYYLTIVRPGSLGEGKVMTGINEALLAYQHKELSLQAQIKVRIDGYGMVNTTLGRMIFNESLPPEIRYYHKEDDEWSLGILMDKKNLGKLVGNCYRKFGNSRTAEVIDRVKKLGYSYACRAGMTVAIADIKIPPEKKDILAATEAQVNSIEKQFRRGLITDDERYNKVINLWTQATDDVTKAMMNNLDKFNPIYMMANSGARGNIQQMRQLAGMRGLMADPSGKIIDLPIKANFREGLTVLEYFISTHGARKGLADTALRTADSGYLTRRLVDVAQDVIVREDDCDIVGINLVRERAKLARSTTSAIEVLKDSLLGRLLANEVTDTKTGEVILAEETVLNEDNLQLIGQHCIPEIVVRGSTAGGYEGAVSNATTTETITLGAPEESVRNAIRKSMIREMLGKDTTAVVKNNAGEEIVPANVPLNEEYIEAILASDAKEVKVRNNNIRGIEVQAIKEGAAVIEHLKDRIVGRVLAEDIVNPETGEKLAGINQEVDEDLAEEIVKIREKVVIRSVLTCKSQFGVCIKCYGRNLATGHQVDVGEAVGIIAAQSIGEPGTQLTMRTFHTGGIAGDDITQGLPRVEELFEARKPKRQSIIAEIDGRVEVKETKGLRKVTVYPEAGEERVYQIPYGARIIAKDGEIVEPGDRLTEGSINPHDILRVCGLKATQRYLVYEVQKVYKSQGVEINDKHIEVMVRQMLHKVKVEESGDTDFLPGEYIDVNNFEAENAKAIEADGEPAVARPILLGITKASLATDSFLSAASFQETTRVLTDAAIKGKVDPLLGLKENVIIGKLVPAGTGMSRYRNIKVVNEEQEQEVAVGVEGEE is encoded by the coding sequence TAGATGTTTCACCTCGTTCTTTAGAAAAAGTTTTATACTTTGCTTCCTATATTGTATTAGACCCAGCAGATACTCCGTTAATGAAGAAGCAGTTGTTAACAGAAAATGAATACAGAGAATATCGTGATAAATACGGTGCTGCATTCAAAGTCGGCATGGGAGCCGAAGCTGTAAAAAAACTTCTTGAAGAACTTGATCTTGAAACGATGGGAAAAGAATTGCGTCAAGAATTAAAAGAGGTAAGCGGGCAACGTAAAATTCGTGCGATTCGCCGCCTTGAAGTTGTTGAAGCATTTCGGAAATCTGGTAATAAACCAGAATGGATGATTATGGACGTTGTACCGGTCATCCCTCCAGAATTGCGTCCAATGGTACAATTAGATGGTGGACGTTTTGCTACTTCAGATTTGAATGATTTATATCGTCGTGTAATAAATAGAAATAACCGTTTAAAACGTCTTTTAGATTTAGGTGCACCTGATATTATTGTTCGCAATGAAAAACGTATGTTGCAAGAGGCTGTCGATGCATTGATTGATAATGGTCGTCGTGGTCGTCCTGTAACAGGACCTGGTAATCGCCCTTTAAAATCGCTTAGCGATATGTTAAAAGGTAAGCAGGGGCGTTTCCGTCAAAATCTACTTGGTAAACGCGTTGACTACTCAGGTCGTTCTGTTATCGTTGTAGGTCCAGAACTTAAATTGCATCAATGCGGTTTGCCAAAAGAAATGGCACTGGAACTCTTTAAACCATTTGTTATGAAAAAATTGGTGAATGCAGGGCATGCACATAATATTAAAAGTGCGAAACGGATGGTCGAAAGAATTCGTCCTGAAGTATGGGATGTTTTGGAAGAAGTTATTAAAGAACATCCAGTGCTTTTAAATCGTGCACCTACGCTTCATAGATTAGGAATTCAAGCGTTCGAACCGGTATTAACTGAAGGACGCGCTTTAAAATTACATCCGCTTGTTTGTACAGCGTATAATGCTGACTTTGATGGTGACCAAATGGCAATCCATTTGCCTTTATCAGCAGAGGCGCAAGCTGAAGCACGTATTTTAATGTTATCTGCACATAATATTCTTTCGACAAAAGATGGGCGACCAGTTGCTGTTCCAACACAGGATATGGTACTAGGAGCTTATTATTTGACAATTGTGAGACCAGGTTCTCTTGGTGAAGGTAAAGTTATGACTGGTATCAATGAAGCACTTCTTGCGTATCAGCATAAAGAGTTATCTTTACAGGCACAGATTAAAGTTCGTATTGATGGCTATGGCATGGTAAATACGACTTTAGGAAGAATGATTTTCAATGAAAGTCTTCCACCAGAAATTCGTTATTATCATAAAGAAGATGACGAATGGTCGCTTGGTATCTTAATGGATAAGAAAAATCTTGGTAAGTTGGTTGGTAATTGCTATCGGAAGTTTGGAAACTCTAGAACGGCTGAAGTTATTGATAGAGTGAAAAAATTAGGTTATTCTTATGCTTGTCGTGCGGGGATGACTGTTGCAATTGCTGATATTAAGATTCCACCAGAAAAGAAAGATATTTTGGCGGCAACAGAAGCACAAGTAAATTCTATTGAAAAACAATTCCGTCGTGGTTTAATCACAGATGATGAACGTTATAATAAAGTTATCAATTTGTGGACGCAAGCAACCGATGATGTAACAAAAGCGATGATGAATAACTTGGATAAATTTAATCCAATTTATATGATGGCAAACTCTGGTGCACGTGGTAATATTCAGCAAATGCGTCAGTTGGCTGGTATGCGTGGACTTATGGCTGATCCATCTGGTAAAATCATTGACTTACCTATTAAGGCAAATTTCCGTGAAGGTTTAACTGTGTTAGAATACTTTATTTCTACGCATGGTGCTCGTAAAGGTTTGGCTGATACAGCACTTAGAACAGCCGATTCTGGATATTTGACTCGTCGTCTTGTTGACGTTGCACAAGATGTGATTGTTCGTGAAGATGATTGTGATATTGTAGGTATCAATTTGGTTCGTGAACGTGCGAAATTGGCAAGATCTACAACCAGCGCAATTGAAGTATTGAAAGATTCCTTGTTAGGTCGATTGCTTGCAAATGAAGTTACAGATACAAAAACAGGTGAGGTTATTCTTGCTGAAGAAACTGTATTGAATGAAGATAATTTGCAATTAATCGGACAGCATTGTATACCGGAAATTGTAGTTCGTGGTTCTACTGCGGGTGGCTATGAAGGTGCGGTTAGCAATGCTACGACAACAGAAACTATTACATTAGGTGCACCGGAAGAAAGTGTACGAAATGCAATTCGCAAATCAATGATTCGTGAGATGTTGGGTAAAGATACGACTGCTGTTGTTAAAAATAATGCCGGTGAAGAAATTGTTCCAGCGAATGTGCCTTTGAATGAAGAATATATTGAAGCTATTTTAGCAAGTGATGCAAAAGAAGTAAAAGTTAGAAATAACAATATTCGTGGTATCGAGGTGCAAGCGATTAAAGAAGGTGCTGCTGTCATTGAGCATCTAAAAGATCGTATCGTTGGGCGTGTTCTTGCTGAGGATATTGTCAATCCGGAAACAGGCGAGAAGCTTGCGGGAATTAATCAAGAAGTAGACGAAGATTTGGCAGAAGAAATTGTTAAAATTCGTGAAAAAGTTGTGATTCGTTCTGTACTTACATGTAAATCGCAATTTGGGGTTTGTATCAAGTGCTATGGACGTAATTTGGCAACTGGACATCAAGTTGATGTCGGAGAAGCTGTGGGAATTATTGCTGCACAATCAATTGGTGAACCGGGCACGCAGCTTACAATGCGTACATTCCATACTGGCGGTATTGCTGGTGATGATATTACGCAAGGTCTTCCTCGTGTTGAAGAACTATTTGAAGCACGTAAACCGAAACGTCAATCCATTATCGCCGAAATTGATGGTCGGGTGGAAGTGAAAGAAACGAAAGGTCTTCGTAAGGTTACAGTATATCCTGAAGCCGGCGAAGAACGTGTATATCAAATTCCTTATGGTGCTCGTATTATTGCCAAAGATGGTGAGATCGTTGAGCCTGGGGATCGACTTACAGAAGGTTCTATTAACCCACACGATATTCTACGGGTTTGTGGCTTGAAAGCTACGCAACGTTACTTGGTGTATGAAGTACAAAAAGTGTATAAATCTCAGGGTGTTGAAATTAACGATAAACATATTGAGGTTATGGTTCGTCAAATGCTTCATAAAGTAAAAGTTGAAGAGTCTGGTGATACAGATTTCTTACCAGGTGAATATATTGATGTAAATAATTTTGAAGCTGAAAATGCTAAAGCAATTGAAGCAGATGGTGAACCAGCAGTTGCGAGACCAATTCTGCTTGGTATCACAAAAGCTTCACTTGCAACAGATTCTTTCTTATCAGCTGCATCTTTCCAAGAAACGACGCGTGTTCTTACGGATGCTGCGATCAAAGGAAAAGTGGATCCGCTTCTTGGACTTAAAGAAAATGTTATTATTGGTAAACTTGTTCCAGCTGGTACTGGAATGAGTAGATATCGTAATATCAAAGTTGTGAATGAAGAACAGGAACAAGAAGTAGCAGTTGGTGTAGAAGGCGAAGAGTAA